In Vespula vulgaris chromosome 10, iyVesVulg1.1, whole genome shotgun sequence, the following are encoded in one genomic region:
- the LOC127067315 gene encoding protein yellow-like has product MKGLTLSFLILTTVATITKVAWCHEPFQVIFQWNTIDVVWPTEDMRQLAIRKGDYIPANNLIAGIKFWKNKMYLTIPRWKDGVPVTLGVTSAIPIERNTAPKLEAFPNWNMQKIGDCNAFQLVHSMEIDPKGRMWVLDTGRPAALTLDVKSECRPRLVILDLENKGEILRSYEFPEDVAPRNTAYLNDIVLDHEDGGMAYITDNGNADPGIIVYSLKNNTSWKIRHESMKAKAEAVGFMVAKTHVILPIHVDGIALSPASSKDRQVYYSPISSFHLYSLPTSVLKNNTKDVDRYVKELGRKSSQTDGMAMSAAGVLYFGLLADDAVSTWDTKQSNSFTTGQRIISRDHIHMQWPDTFAFDEDGNFYCVTNSFQNFINNRVDINVPNYRVIKTRALSKSYQYFEDGSTPELPDITAGAGTLSYILPSLLLPLFLLHLFN; this is encoded by the coding sequence ATGAAGGGTTTAACTTTGTCATTTTTAATTCTGACGACTGTGGCAACGATAACAAAGGTAGCGTGGTGTCACGAGCCCTTCCAAGTGATATTCCAATGGAACACGATAGATGTGGTCTGGCCGACGGAAGACATGCGCCAATTAGCCATTCGAAAGGGCGATTACATACCAGCGAACAATTTGATAGCAGGTATTAAgttttggaaaaataaaatgtatttaacgATACCAAGGTGGAAGGACGGAGTGCCCGTAACATTGGGAGTCACATCGGCGATAccaatcgaaagaaatacgGCACCAAAATTAGAGGCTTTTCCTAATTGGAACATGCAAAAGATTGGCGACTGTAACGCTTTTCAATTGGTTCATAGTATGGAGATAGATCCGAAGGGTCGAATGTGGGTACTTGACACTGGAAGGCCCGCTGCCTTGACCTTGGACGTTAAGTCCGAGTGTAGGCCTCGCTTGGTCATCCTCGACCTTGAGAATAAGGGTGAAATACTTCGTAGTTACGAGTTCCCGGAAGATGTTGCCCCTCGTAACACGGCCTACCTCAACGACATCGTTTTAGATCACGAGGACGGTGGTATGGCTTATATAACTGACAACGGGAATGCTGATCCCGGTATTATCGTTTATTCTTTAAAGAATAATACATCTTGGAAGATCAGACACGAATCGATGAAGGCTAAAGCCGAGGCCGTGGGATTCATGGTCGCAAAAACTCATGTAATATTACCGATTCACGTAGATGGAATCGCACTCTCACCGGCGAGTAGCAAGGATAGACAGGTCTATTATTCTCCCATATCCTCTTTTCATCTTTACTCCTTGCCTACTTCCGTTTTAAAGAATAATACGAAAGATGTAGATCGATATGTTAAAGAACTTGGCCGAAAAAGCTCCCAAACCGATGGTATGGCAATGTCCGCCGCCGGTGTACTTTATTTCGGTCTTCTCGCCGATGACGCTGTTTCTACCTGGGATACCAAACAGTCGAACTCTTTCACAACTGGTCAAAGGATCATATCGAGGGATCACATTCACATGCAATGGCCCGATACGTTCGCTTTTGACGAGGACGGTAACTTTTATTGCGTTACCAATTCATTTCAAAACTTTATCAACAATCGCGTAGACATAAATGTGCCCAATTATCGTGTTATAAAGACACGTGCGTTATCCAAGAGTTATCAATATTTCGAAGACGGCTCGACACCAGAACTACCAGATATCACCGCTGGCGCCGGTACACTTTCCTACATTCTTCCATCGCTGTTAttacctctttttcttctccatctttttaattaa
- the LOC127067098 gene encoding uncharacterized protein LOC127067098 codes for MDIYDYYNKLGCSMDSSYEDIKHAYYHRARQLHPDKTIGTEENTKEFQLLAEAWSILKDPDLRKKYDTECKQAELESNNIIVHATVHSHELQATNKKDVLSFPCRCVFRKTNILVSYILTCTVVVEVLK; via the exons atggatatatatgattattataataaacttgGCTGTTCTATGGATTCATCGTATGAGGATATAAAACATGCATATTATCATCGAGCACGTCAGCTTCATCCGGATAAAACCATTGGAACAGAGGAAAATACTAAAGAATTTCAACTTCTTGCCGAAGCTTGGTCTATTCTAAAAGATCCCGATTTGAGAAAAAAGTATGACACTGAATGTAAACAAGCAGAATTAGAATCTAATAACATTATAGTTCATGCGACCGTACATTCACATGAATTACAAGcaacaaataaaaaggatgTATTAAGTTTTCCGTGCAGATGTG TTTTTAGAAAGACAAACATTCTTGTAAGTTATATTTTAACATGTACAGTTGTTGTTGAAGTATTGAAGTAG
- the LOC127067311 gene encoding F-box/WD repeat-containing protein 7 yields the protein MSVPSTSSKKLSEGKPGGTSPSPIESIEVVPGPSSLDPMHCTFPQDGESEEYGDEEDEDDDESSEEESEISDSGLFRDAECEEEIEGSSCSSPVLQAQPCLPQRVHSPILHTCVPLDIVQPHRKRKSETESSLPCKKLNPEDKSYIMNAKKLDDKAKHIRCVIPTKDNPPPEMNNWLLQFQRWSNAERMLAIDELIERCEPTQVRHMMQVIEPQFQRDFISLLPKELALSVLAFLEPRDLLRAAQTCRNWRFLADDNLLWKEKCIAAGIDDLKDLPPSKRKNCRNPGNSSSPWKQAYMRQHNIKMNWRTKPIRTPKVLKGHDDHVITCLQFSGNRIVSGSDDNTLKVWSAVTGKCLRTLVGHTGGVWSSQMSGTTVISGSTDRTLKVWNAETGQCIHTLYGHTSTVRCMHLYGNKVVSGSRDATLRVWQVDTGECLHVLVGHLAAVRCVQYDGKLVVSGAYDYMVKVWNPEREECLHTLQGHTNRVYSLQFDGVHVVSGSLDTSIRVWEVETGACRHTLMGHQSLTSGMELRNNILVSGNADSTVKVWDIVSGHCLQTLSGPNKHQSAVTCLQFNSHFVITSSDDGTVKLWDVKTGEFIRNLVALESGGSGGVVWRIRASDTKLVCAVGSRNGTEETKLLVLDFDVEIK from the exons ATGTCTGTTCCTTCTACATCATCAAAAAAGCTTAGTGAAGGAAAACCAGGAGGTACAAGTCCAAGTCCTATTGAAAGTATCGAAGTTGTTCCTGGACCTAGTTCTTTAGATCCTATGCATTGCACCTTTCCACAAGATGGAGAATCAGAAGAATAtggagatgaagaagatgaagatgatgatgaaagtAGTGAAGAAGAGAGTGAA ATTAGTGATTCTGGCTTATTTCGTGATGCTGAATgcgaagaagaaattgaagGTAGCAGCTGTTCATCGCCCGTATTACAAGCTCAGCCATGTTTGCCACAGAGAGTTCATAGCCCCATATTACACACATGTGTTCCATTGGATATTGTACAACCTCATAGAAAACGGAAAAGTGAAACAGAGTCTAGTTTACCATGCAAAAAACTTAATCCAGAAGATAAAtcttatataat GAATGCAAAAAAACTGGATGATAAGGCTAAACACATTAGATGCGTCATTCCAACAAAAGATAATCCACCACCTGAAATGAATAATTGGCTTTTGCAATTTCAA agGTGGTCAAACGCAGAAAGAATGCTAGCTATAGATGAATTAATAGAGAGATGTGAACCAACGCAAGTACGCCATATGATGCAGGTTATAGAACCACAATTTCAAAGGGATTTTATATCCTTACTGCCAAAAGAATTAGCCTTATCTGTATTGGCTTTCTTAGAACCCAGGGATTTATTACGTGCAGCACAAACTTGTAGAAATTGGAGATTTTTAGCAGATGATAATTTACTgtggaaagagaaatgtataGCGGCTGGTATAGATGATTTAAAAGATTTGCCTCCATCAAAACGTAAAAATTGCAGAAATCCTGGCAACTCTTCATCACCATGGAAACAAGCTTACATGCGacaacataatataaaaatgaattggaGAACAAAGCCAATTCGTACGCCAAAAGTTCTTAAAGGTCATGATGATCATGTTATTACATGCCTTCAATTTTCTGGTAATCGAATAGTTAGTGGTTCTGACGATAATACTCTTAAAGTTTGGTCAGCTGTTACGGGTAAG tgTTTACGAACATTGGTTGGACATACAGGTGGTGTATGGTCCTCGCAAATGTCAGGTACTACTGTGATTAGTGGTAGTACAGATCGTACCTTAAAAGTATGGAATGCAGAGACTGGACAGTGTATACATACTTTGTATGGCCATACGTCAACAGTGAGATGTATGCATCTATATGGAAATAAAGTGGTTAGTGGTAGTAGAGATGCCACATTAAGAGTGTGGCAAGTGGATACTGGTGAATGCCTACATGTACTTGTGGGTCATTTGGCAGCTGTCAGATGTGTGCAATATGATGGAAAATTAGTTGTCAGTGGAGCTTATGACTATATGGTAAAAGTATGGAATCCCGAACGCGAGGAGTGCCTTCATACATTGCAAGGACATACTAATCGCGTCTATTCCCTCcaa TTCGATGGTGTACATGTTGTTAGTGGATCACTAGATACAAGTATAAGAGTATGGGAAGTAGAAACTGGTGCTTGTAGACATACTCTTATGGGCCATCAGTCTCTTACTTCAGGTATGGAATtgcgtaataatattttggtGTCTGGAAATGCAGACTCTACAGTCAAGGTATGGGACATTGTTAGTGGGCACTGCCTTCAAACACTTTCTGGTCCAAATAAACATCAATCAGCGGTTACTTGTCTGCAATTTAATAGTCATTTTGTGATTACTTCATCTGATGATGGTACTGTTAAGCTATGGGATGTCAAAACTG gtgaatttataagaaatctAGTTGCTTTAGAAAGTGGTGGGAGTGGTGGAGTTGTATGGAGAATACGTGCAAGTGACACAAAATTGGTGTGTGCAGTTGGTAGTCGTAATGGTACAGAGGAAACAAAACTTCTTGTCCTCGATTTTGATGTAGAGATAAAATAG
- the LOC127067313 gene encoding mitochondrial DNA helicase yields the protein MLVKLLSRYIFKKKSLKSHFMSHCYHIDHNDLVTNISLIGIKRILRQNNIAFLEGHACISMNCPICETNKCIKSSKIYINKTTGFFMCDKCRCIGPWNILEKLLSLKITSKTIEELEKIKNSLSVDKDYIDEWKIIKKDCIKISKLSKDKYDKILDILSLKNISQEDISMLNCLYNESRNILYFPLYAFGDYLVGFKQLSLNTGTEITIPTSNVSGLIIYRQRNTRSDTTAVVVPTISDLLALISQKSVNLIICLPYNLQYLPQQILPSLENFKKLTLWFGNDDLSWDAARHFAKKLNEERCYFVRSTDLQPRPKVAVDLKYDIRNIIHNAQPIWHQSITTFRYLRHDVLSDLQNIDKVQGVKWKRYPALNRILKGHRRGEFTILTGPTGSGKTTFMSEYSLDLAMQGVNTLWGSFEIRNARLARTMLQQMAGVSLYDNLSNFDMYADAFEMLPIYFMTFHGQQSIKVVMDAVEHATYVHDISHVIIDNMQFMMGISDESKHIDRFWRQDKIISAFRIFATKYNCHVTLVIHPRKERDDEELTTSSIFGSAKASQEADNVLIIQDKRLTNIRGKKYLQVAKNRYSGDLGIMTLDFDKTSLSYAIKKKSKSETKSTTKSDADKKLEL from the exons ATGCTTGTAAAGCTGTTGTCACGCTATATTTTCAAGAAGAAATCATTAAAATCACATTTTATGAGCCACTGTTATCATATAGATCATAACGATCTTGTAACTAATATTTCCTtaataggaataaaaagaattttaaggCAAAATAATATTGCATTTTTAGAAGGTCATGCTTGTATTAGCATGAATTGTCCTATATGTGAAAccaataaatgtataaaaagttcaaaaatttatataaataaaacaacag GATTCTTTATGTGCGATAAGTGCAGGTGCATTGGGCCTTggaatatattagaaaaattgttatcattaaaaataactaGTAAGACAATTGAGGAATtggagaaaattaaaaacagtTTATCAGTGGATAAAGATTATATAGATGAatggaaaattataaaaaaagattgtataaagatttctaaattatccaaagataaatatgataaaattttggatattctttcattaaaG AATATATCTCAAGAGGATATATCCATGTTAAACTGTTTATACAATGAAAgtagaaatattctttattttccacTATATGCTTTTGGTGATTATCTTGTTGGTTTTAAGCAATTGTCTTTAAATACTGGAACTGAAATAACGATTCCAACTTCTAATGTCAGTGggcttataatatatagacaGAGAAATACAAGAAGTGATACTACTGCTGTTGTTGTACCAACTATTTCAGATCTGTTAGCACTAATATCTCAAAAATCAGTGAATCTCATCATTTGTTTGCcatataatttacaatatttaccTCAACAGATATTACCAAGtctagaaaattttaaaaaattaactttatGGTTTGGAAATGATGATTTAAGTTGGGATGCAGCACGACATTTTGCCAAAAAATTGAATGAAGAAAGATGTTATTTTGTAAGATCGACAGATCTACAACCCAGGCCAAAAGTTGCTGTTGATTTAAAATATgacattagaaatattatacataatgcTCAACCAATATGGCATCAAAGTATTACTACTTTTCGCTATTTAAGACATGATGTTTTAAGtgatttacaaaatattgatAAGGTTCAAGGTGTAAAATGGAAACGGTATCCAGCTCTAAATCGTATTTTGAAGGGCCATAGGAGAGGGGAATTCACAATATTAACTGGTCCAACtg gaTCTGGTAAAACTACATTCATGAGTGAATATTCATTAGATCTGGCAATGCAAGGAGTTAACACATTATGGGGTAGTTTTGAAATTAGAAATGCACGGTTAGCAAGGACAATGTTGCAACAAATGGCAGGTGTTTCTCTTTATGATAATTTAAGTAATTTTGATATGTATGCAGATGCTTTTGAAATGttacctatatattttatgacgTTTCATGGGCAGCAAAGTATTAAAGTTGTTATGGAT GCAGTAGAGCATGCAACATATGTACATGACATATCTCATGTGATCATTGACAATATGCAATTTATGATGGGAATTTCTGATGAATCCAAACACATAGATAG GTTTTGGAGACAAGACAAGATAATTTCTGCATTTAGAATCTTTGctacaaaatataattgcCATGTTACACTTGTAATTCATCCAAGAAAAGAACGTGATGATGAAGAACTAACAACTTCATCTATTTTTGGAAGTGCTAAAGCAAGTCAAGAAGCTGATAATGTTCTCATTATACAAGACAAGAGACTTACTAatataagaggaaaaaaatatttacaa gtAGCCAAAAATAGATACAGTGGCGATTTGGGTATTATGACATTAGATTTTGATAAAACTAGTTTAAGTTATgcaattaagaaaaaatcaaaatctgAAACTAAAAGTACTACAAAGTCTGATgcagataaaaaattagaattataa
- the LOC127067314 gene encoding glycosyltransferase 25 family member: MLNKTIFRNFIFIFLITNFTRSIQCNERFKKPTVLIAILIRNKAHTLPYFLSLLEQQNYPKSRIKLWICSDNNIDNTNEILRAWLAEESEKYHTVDIYIDEKSNGFEDEESNTDWSLLRFTHVINLRQEALNYARKIWADFIWMVDADIFLTDPNTLTNLVSKGQVVVAPMLKSDGLYSNFWAGMTEDYYYLRTEKYQLILYREDVGCFNVPMVHSAVLINLNMVQSDWLTYNFTNLAQYDGPLDDVITFAVGANNSGVPLYICNDEMYGYIMVPLGKDETIKEDLHRLTNIKLEILSEDRLSLSNSMEKFISSPKIDTLGLDNIYMINLLRRPERRTRMYRLFKELGAHVETFNAVDGRMLNESALEKWGVKLMAEYEDPYHKRLMTTGEIGCFLSHYIIWNKMLEYRYERIMILEDDIRFEPFFRQKLDFVLSELNTLRNSWDLIYIGRKRLMEKEESWVQGSKYLVHAAYSYWTLGYILSATGARKLVEAKPLENLIPVDEYIPILSNVHPRDDWKKHYPVRNLTALSTNPLLIHPTHYTGDQGYISDTENSKIIFDNQASNILKTREEL, translated from the exons ATGCTCAATAAGacaatatttcgaaattttatttttatttttttgataactAATTTCACGCGGTCTATTCAATGTAATGAACGTTTTAAAAAGCCGACAGTACTGATAGCGAttctaattagaaataaaGCTCATACATTACCATACTTTCTAAGTTTGTTGGAACAACAAAACTATCCTAAAAGTCGAATAAAATTatg GATCTgtagtgataataatattgataatacaaATGAGATATTAAGAGCATGGTTAGCAGAAGAATCAGAAAAATATCATACAGttgacatatatatagatgaaaAGTCTAATGGTTTTGAAGATGAAGAGAGTAATACAGATTGGTCACTTCTTCGATTTACACATGTTATTAATTTACGTCAGGAAGCATTGAATTATGCTAGAAAAATATGGGCTGATTTTATTTGG ATGGTCGATGCTGATATCTTTTTGACAGATCCAAATACTTTAACAAATTTAGTATCGAAAGGGCAAGTTGTGGTTGCTCCTATGCTAAAATCAGATGGATTATACAGTAATTTTTGGGCAGGGATGACTGAGGATTATTACTATCTTCGAACAGAAAAATACCAATTGATCTTATATCGTGAAGATGTAGGATGTTTTAATGTTCCCATGGTTCATAGTGCTgttcttattaatttaaatatggtGCAATCAGATTGGTTGacttataattttacaaatttagcACAATATGATGGTCCTTTGGATGATGTTATAACATTTGCTGTTGGTGCTAATAATTCTG GTGTtccattatatatttgtaatgatGAAATGTACGGATACATCATGGTACCATTGGGAAAAGATGAAACAATTAAAGAGGATCTTCATAggttaacaaatataaaattagaaattttgt CAGAAGATCGTTTATCATTATCGAATAGTATGGAAAAATTCATATCTTCTCCAAAAATAGACACATTGGGATTGGACAATATCTATATGATAAATCTTTTGAGAAGACCAGAAAGGCGTACTAGAATGTATCGTCTCTTTAAAGAACTTGGTGCACATGTAGAAACTTTTAATGCTGTGGATGGTAG AATGTTAAATGAAAGTGCACTTGAAAAATGGGGTGTGAAATTAATGGCAGAATATGAAGATCCTTACCATAAGAG aCTTATGACAACTGGAGAAATTGGCTGTTTTTTAagtcattatattatttggaATAAG ATGTTAGAATATAGATATGAACGTATCATGATTCTGGAAGATGATATTCGTTTTGAGCCATTCTTTCGACAGAAATTGGATTTTGTTTTGTCCGAATTGAATACATTAAGGAATTCATGGGATTTAAT ATacataggaagaaaaagattaatggaaaaagaggaatCGTGGGTACAGGGTTCTAAGTATTTGGTACACGCAGCATATAGCTATTGGACACTTGGTTATATTTTATCAGCCACTGGGGCCAGGAAACTTGTTGAGGCTAAACCACTTGAAAATCTGATACCTGTTGACGAATATATTCCTATTTTATCAAATGTTCATCCAAG AGATGATTGGAAAAAGCATTATCCAGTACGTAATTTGACAGCGTTATCCACGAATCCTCTTTTGATACATCCAACTCATTATACTGGTGATCAGGGATATATAAGTGATACGGAAAATTCCAAGATTATTTTTGACAATCAAGCAAGCAATATTTTGAAAACTCGagaagaattataa